The following are from one region of the Silene latifolia isolate original U9 population chromosome 9, ASM4854445v1, whole genome shotgun sequence genome:
- the LOC141599468 gene encoding bifunctional riboflavin biosynthesis protein RIBA 1, chloroplastic — MASLHLSVPSIVLSPSQACTIYDARSGLLGTKVSLVGGLTSNLSMVCLESKSLCKVRGQFRAQAAVVSGEGDLLSYSNNNDVFGQNDADIDRPVGIDMQADALALGALAADTALTSVGFSGETDEYELDLPTEGFASIPEAIEDIRQGKIVIVVDDEDRENEGDLIMAAELATPEAMAFFVKHGTGIVCVSMKGEDLERLQLPLMVSSKDNEDKLCTAFTVTVDAKHGTTTGVSANDRAITVRALASGESKPDDFNRPGHIFPLKYREGGVLKRAGHTEASVDLAMLAGLNPVGVICEIVDDDGSMARLPRLREFAKQENIKIISIADLIRYRRKTDQLVQLSSKASIPTMWGPFEACCYRSLLDGIEHIAMVKGEIGDGQDVLVRVHSECLTGDIFGSARCDCGTQLALAMKQIEAKGRGILVYLRGHEGRGIGLGHKLRAYNLQDDGRDTVEANEELGLPVDSREYGIGAQILRDLGVRTMKLMTNNPAKYIGLKGYGLAISGRVPLITPITKENKRYLETKRERMGHVYGAEYENTTSIPNSDNGKSS; from the exons ATGGCATCTCTGCATCTCTCTGTTCCTTCAATTGTTCTTTCTCCTTCACA AGCTTGCACCATCTATGATGCACGTAGTGGATTACTTGGAACAAAAGTGAGCTTGGTTGGAGGGCTGACATCAAATTTATCGATGGTTTGTTTAGAAAGCAAATCATTATGCAAGGTTAGGGGACAATTTAGAGCTCAGGCTGCTGTCGTTTCTGGAGAAGGCGATTTGCTGTCTTATTCCAACAACAATGACGTGTTTGGACAAAATGATGCTGACATTGACAGACCAGTTGGTATTGATATGCAAGCTGATGCGTTAGCTTTGGGAGCACTTGCAGCTGATACCGCTCTTACATCTGTAGGATTTTCCGGAGAGACTGATGAGTACGAGTTGGATCTGCCCACCGAAGGTTTTGCTTCGATTCCGGAAGCTATCGAAGACATTCGTCAAGGAAAG ATAGTGATAGTTGTAGATGATGAAGACAGAGAAAACGAAGGAGATTTAATAATGGCAGCGGAGCTAGCAACACCTGAGGCAATGGCCTTTTTTGTAAAACATGGAACAGGGATTGTTTGTGTCAGCATGAAAGGGGAAGATCTGGAGAGATTACAGCTTCCTTTGATGGTGTCAAGTAAGGATAATGAGGACAAGCTTTGTACAGCATTTACTGTTACAGTG GATGCTAAACATGGTACAACCACTGGTGTGTCAGCTAATGATAGGGCCATCACAGTAAGGGCCTTGGCATCCGGGGAGTCCAAGCCAGATGACTTCAATCGTCCTGGACACATATTCCCATTGAAGTACCGGGAAGGTGGTGTGTTGAAGAGAGCTGGACACACAGAAGCTTCTGTGGATCTTGCTATGTTAGCTGGATTGAATCCTGTAGGTGTTATTTGTGAGATTGTTGATGATGATGGCTCTATGGCTAGATTGCCTAGGCTTCGCGAATTTGCTAAACAAGAAAACATCAAGATCATATCTATTGCTGATTTGATAAG ATACCGGAGAAAGACAGATCAATTGGTGCAACTTTCTTCTAAAGCAAGTATTCCTACAATGTGGGGGCCATTTGAAGCATGTTGTTATAGATCTCTCCTGGATGGCATTGAGCATATTGCCATGGTTAAG GGAGAGATCGGGGATGGACAAGATGTTCTCGTGAGAGTCCATTCGGAATGTCTTACAGGAGACATATTTGGATCAGCCAGATGCGACTGTGGGACTCAACTTGCCCTTGCTATGAAACAAATAGAGGCTAAAGGGAGGGGTATCTTGGTCTACCTACGTGGACATGAAGGGAGAGGTATCGGTTTAGGTCATAAGCTTCGAGCTTATAACTTGCAAGACGATGGTCGTGATACTGTGGAAGCGAATGAAGAATTGGGATTGCCTGTTGACTCAAGAGAATATGGAATTGGTGCACAG ATACTGAGGGATTTGGGTGTTAGGACGATGAAGCTGATGACAAACAACCCAGCTAAATACATAGGTCTCAAGGGTTATGGCCTTGCTATATCAGGTAGAGTACCGCTGATAACCCCGATAACCAAAGAGAACAAGAGATATTTGGAAACAAAGCGTGAAAGGATGGGTCACGTCTATGGCGCAGAGTATGAAAACACTACGAGCATCCCAAACTCTGATAATGGTAAGTCAAGCTGA